The nucleotide sequence acacaactgagtactgAGCACTGTTGTTATGAACTATCTTGGCTAAATCTAAAATCAAACTCCTAactgggaaaaaagagagaaatggatttctctctgtctctttttttttaatgagttctgGCCTCTGCTCTACTCAGGACTGCTATTGAGTAGAGACATGGCCATGCTTAACGGGTTTGGGAGAAATCCATAATGATGAGAGAAGTCTTAATGGTGTCAGCCACACTTGTTTCATCACTCTGTAAAAGCCACACCAGCCTTCCGAGTGTGGAGGGCAGAATGTCAGGAACcaatagaaaaacctgaatatttTTGCTGTTTACCAGCACTGAGGAAGGTGAGGAGATGATATAACAAACACAGGTGAGGCCAAGGCAGATTTTGCAGGGGGCTGATAGAATGTCCTTACAGATGTGCAGTAAGTaggtaaggatgtggagagagGAGGGGCAACATGACTGTACCCACAGCCTGGCTTCCCTCCTCCTGTGGGCAGGAGTCAGTCAGGAACCCTCAGAAACACAGCCTCTGGGCCTTGGAGCCTCAGACCCGAGCCTGAGAGCCTCGTGTAAATGTGCATGGAGCCTTGCACACACTGTTGGCATCAGACAACCAACCAATCAATCAGCCAGTAAAACTGCTAATTatataaaacagattttaaatctAGCTAGATAAggactgaggcttccctggtggctcagtggtaaagaatctgcctgcaagtcaggagatgtgggtttgatccctgggtcaggaagatcccctggaggagggcatggcaacccactctagtattcttgcctggtgaatctcacagacagaggagcctagcgggctacagtccatggggttgcaaagagtaggacaggactgaagtgccTGTGCACCCACACAGGGAGATAAAGGACTGAGGGCTCACAGATGCTTTTAAATCACTGAATCTCATTCCCATTCTTAGGGAAGGAGGATGCACACTGGTGGACCCTCACAAGCAGAGTGTCCAGAGAGACTCGCCTTCCTCACGCTGATCTGAATCATATGAAAACCATCATAGGGAGCAAAGCTGAGAGGGCCCTGGAAGTGCGCTCTTCCATGCTGGAGAAGGACACTGCAGGCTCTGATGTTGGTGACAGGCCGAGACAGCTGCTAAAACGGGTTAGGAGGGCCGAGGATGTGCACGCTGCTGGCAGAAAGGAAGGCTCTTCCCAGGACCTGGTGCTGGCCGTCTGCCTGTCGGTGTTCATCACGTTCTTTGTGGCTTTCTGCCTGGGGGCTTTTGCGAGGCCTTATGTGGACAGACTGTGGCAACAGAGATGCCGGAAAAAAAGTCCAGGTTCAGCGTCAGGGAACGTGTATTCAAACCAGGCCTTCTACGATGAAATCGAAGGTGCGGTAAACCTACAGCAGCCGAGGATGGATCTGCGCCAAACTGTCCACCATCTAAACCTCTATGAGAACCAGGCCCCACGCGCCGCTGTGGTTCCTAAAAGAACAGTGGCACTGAGCAGAAGAGAGGCTGGCGGCCGGCAGGACAGGGAACAACGCGGGGTCCCCACTGGGGCAGAAAGTGGGATGGGTAAGGTGCCCCCAAGTCACAGTGCAGCCCGGCGCGTTCTCTACGGACTGCCAAACGCCCATGACACCCAACTCACGTTAGCGGGATGGGACCACATCTACAGGAATGATGTTCCTGGAGAAGGCAGCTCCGACCCTGTGGCCAGGCAAGTTTCCCTCGGTGAGCGTTCAGTGGGCATCCCTGCAGTGGCTGCCGGAATGCAGACCAGCCCTGGCTCAGACCGTAAGGATTCCAATGAACTAGGCCCACCCCGCCCCAGGGAAACGACAGCACCTCTCTGCCAAAGGCCAGCCCGCACACAGGTGCTGAGCCCTGGGGCGGAGAGCAGAGGGGCTCCCCCACACTTCCCTTCGGAGTTTTCtaaggagaaggggcagagcccacaGCAGCAGAGCCTCCAGGATGCCGGTGCTGAGGGACAACCTCCCGCCCACTACGAGGTGGCCGCGCTCGGTGACGCGGGAGACCCGTCCCCACTTGGCGTCCCGGCAGGATGCGGCGGGGACCTGCCAGTGACTCCAGCTTACCAGGAGCCCCAGAGGCACACTCCTGACGCTCAGTATGAGGTGGACTCTGACTCCGATTCTGAGGAAGGGTCTTTATTTACTCTGAGTTCAACAAGTTCAGAAGACTGGAGAAATGTGGCGGAAGAGGAGGCACGTGGGGAGCAGAGCCCAAGAGCCGGGGAGCCCCCTGGGGACCAGGTCTCCTGTGAGAGGAGGGACGGTGTCAGGCCATTAGAGAGTCCTGAGAACAACACCGCCTTCCAGAAGACTCTGAGGAGatgtgaaaatcaggaagatcattTTGGGAAAACTGTCATTTCTGACCCAGACTGTCATTTGTGCGAGACTCATCTGGAAAGTGCCTTTAACGTCAATAAATATGAGGATTCCTTGCCCCAGTCATCAGGCAGCAGTCCGAGCAGTGAGGAGGTCCCAAGCATGTCCATTTACAATTACATCTCAGCTCTTCAACCCAGCGCAGTGGAATGGCAGTACTCACTTAGAGACTTGGAATTTGCAGATGTGGATGCTTTACCGCAAACACCACCGTGCTCTGCCAAAGTTTCCTCAGATCCTGACAGGTGTCTGTCGTGAAGGAGACGCAGATGTTTGTAAAGAACTTTATGTTCAAGGAATAAACACAGCTCAAAACAGTATTTCTTCCAAGGTCACTGCAGGGCAGAACTTGAGAACCTCACAACAAGATTTTGAAGAGGACAACAAGAATGGACACTGACGCAAATGAGGAGTGTGTATGTCCTCTTGGGGACAATGATTCCAGAAAGGTTATAAGTGAAACACCATTTGTGAAGGGGTAGGGGCCAGGAGGGGTATTTGGAAGATGGTTTCAAGAGCCAGGTACCACTATTACAAGTGCTTCCAGATAAAGCCAGCTCACTGAGCACATAGGAGCGCTTCAGTGATAAAGACTGGGGTCAGCACTCAAAGCTGAATCAATGAACTAGATTCTATAAATTCTTCTCTATGTTTAGTTAATTCTAATATAAAACTGCCATTCACAAGACATGGGTCATTTAGGTAGGGAAGCATTGAGATACCTAAACATCAAAGGTTCCAATTAAATTTTACACTAAAATTTAACACTGATGGTATTGCAGTTAGAAAAAAGGTGATTCCAATTTTTATACTCAAATGCAGACCCAGAGAAACCTGATGGGAGTTAGCTGTCCATGTGAGGACCAGATCTGCTATGACAAACACAAGGATGTTCAACCTGAAAATCAAAGGGGATTCAAATAACAATTTTAGTGCATATTGAAGCACTTAGATGGAGCTCCTGAGGAGATTTTAATGAATTTTGTACAAAGAACAGCATAGCTTTTTGGAGTTTgattagaaaactacaaaaccgGAGGGATTCAGAGCAattctaaatatttgttaaaaaaatgttaatggaGACTCCATTTTGTAGAACAAAGTgtaaattaaaagttaattttcagGAAGAACATTTATgtttcttgtaaaaaaaaaaaaaaaaggtactccACCATTCTGTTTGCCTGGTAAATATCTATGCTGTTGTCATTTTTGGCTATGTCTGGCTTGGTCCCAGACCCTCTTGtcttctctgtttcctttccctGAGTGAGCTGTTACTTGTCATGgcttttaattgttattttctgcttctgtaacTCTAGCTCTGAACTCTTTCTGGAACTTTAAACTCATATCCAGCTGCCTGTTGGATATCCTCATAGGCAGTTCAGTCTAAGCATGTCCAAAGTGAAATGCAGTAGCAGCCCCCAATCCTCTCCATCACCACCCCCAGTCTGATCCTTCATTTCACTATCTGCCCCGTTGCTCCATCCAGGAACCTGGGGGTCttcctctccttgctgcccacATCTGATTATTTTCATTGAGTACAATCACTTCCAGCCCCTCGATATCTGTCGAGTCTGTTCTATCCTCTCTGTCCACACAGCCCCAGCTCCAGTGCTCACCTTGACACTGCCCCAGGTCTGTGACGACAGCACACCAACTGGTTTCTTCAGCGCTGGTCCTCTGCAGCCAGGGAGCGGCTCCTAAAACCCAAGAGTGATCACATGGCTCCCATTCTTTGTGGATGcagtcttttctgttttgttttttttctttttaatagcacCACGTAACTCCCTGTCTCCAGACCTTTGTCCACAtcgcatctgcctgcaacgttcTTTCCAACCCCACCCAACAACCTCACCACCAAACAAGCCCCCCTTTAAGCTCAATAGACCCTACCTGAGTCTCAGCCTTAACTGTCACTTCCTCATGGAAGCCTTCCTGGACCCCTAGACTCAGTTGGATTTTCCTGTTGCAAACTCTCATCACACAAACATTGTCCTTCACAAGGAGAGCTTATCGCAAGTAAAGTTGAATAATTATTTGTGTGATGGTTGATTTACTGTCTGTCTGCCTCTTCTATACTCTTATCTCCACAAGAACAACAATGTGTCTTGTCTCCTAAAGGTATGGCATTTAATAGGTTCTCGATATAtggatttattaaataaatgaatgaaaatgaactcTTTAGTATTGATCTGGCCCCACTTTCCATCCGACTTTTCATGTGGTATTTATCTCACTGTGCAGTACCTCACTCTGAAATCCACAGTTACAGACACACCAGACTATGTCACCCTTGCCCACTCTGCTCCCCACATTTAGGGTCACATCTGGCCTTTCCGCTAAGTCCACCTTCACTGCCTGGAAGATGTCTCTGCTGTTTTTGAGACACTGTTTAAGGTCACCTCCCCCAAGAGCCTTTCTCAGCTCATTCCACCCAAGTAGAATGGAccactttcttcctccctccagcccctgctaTACTGCTGTGTGCTCCGGTGAAAACAAGGCTTCACATGGCTTGACTGAGATCTACTGGAGACGCTTCtatgggctggatgaagttcaTTACCAGCATAGGGTCTATGAAGCTGAAAATCATCTCAGAGTTTGCAGTTACTTTATAAAGTGAAAAATTACTTTCTATTTCAGCAGCATTgaagaaaaaaagtatatatggccttgactatttttgtttgtttttgttcacacctcccccccaaaaaaaagcttCTGGTAATGCAGCATAAACATCACAGGCATTGCAGTTAAGTAGGTCTGTTTCTCAGCAAGTgctcataaaaaaatttttttaaacccctCTCAATATGCCtgcttggacagaggaacctggaaggctacagtcccacggggtcacaaatgaGCAGCTAACAGacaatacagacacacacacacacccaagctTGGCTAATGCTGCTTTATGTGAGTGAGATTTGAGGCCTGCTACTTCCAGATTTCCAAAATGTCTCACCTTTGGGGTCTGCCCCCAAACTGACTCAAACTTCAGAATTCCTAAGTTCCTTAGATACCCTTTACCCCAGTTTCACTTATTCCAATTATGCCTCTAGTTCTATTATGACACAAATGACCTTTCAAACATCTCACTTTTCATTAagataacattttttaatttctttagcaGAGTAACTCAAATTTTTATCAGCTTAACAATTCCATAATATTTTCATCTAAGAAAACACTGGGAAAACCCCTGGCATAATTAACCTTTACATGTTTCTAAGTCTATGAAACACAACTTGGACACATGGCTGTACAAACAACATATGAAACATTAaaatacttttcttaaaaaagcaACTAGTGCCACATTTACTTGTCTTTTTGATGTTATTTCAGGTTCAGTAGAGTCATTTTGGTTCAAGTTGACAAAAATTTCCCCTACCCCTCTAGAATGGTTCAAGATGTAAGTCCTCAGGCCTCTTTCCCCTTCTGTCCTTGGGAAAGATTCATCTTGCTCTTTCAGTGGCCATGCAGggtgaagaagaaaacaaaggaataaccGCTGGAACCACCAAACAGCAGAGAGATATAAGCTAAGAGACATTGCCATATTTCCAgttcatttgaaaaacaaaatccatTCGACTCAAGgctacatgtttttcagacccaagGGAGACCGAAGTGAGAGGAGGACAAGGAGTTCCTTTTGTCTATGAGTTTCACTAGAACCAGATTACTATGTCATCAAATAAAAAGTGGCCGGCCACAGCCTTAAAACAGGAGGTCTTACTAGCAAGTAGCGGGAAAGTGTGCTGTCTTTCTGTTGCCTGAAAGTCTTATATTCATGAGAAATTGAGGGCAAAAACTGTCTAAACATTGTTTCTGCACAAACCAGcaagtttatatttttcaaatatccatGTTAATGTTATATTACTATCTGAAAATCTAGGTGTTGTGGGCAGTGAAAGTGTTACTGAATTCTAAGGCTCTGCAGACTCTATATACTTTAACATACTCAATATAACAAGCATACTTCAGTCACCGTAATGAACAAGGACATCCCAAACCTGGGCACGATATCTTTCAGTCTTTTGTTGGTAGGTATTTTGTCTgcctttgtgtgtatatgtatctgCAGTCCTGAAGCAATGTGTGCCCTTACACATGATAACATCTTGGCTCATTTGAATAGATGCAACCCAAATATAACACTTGTTAttggaaaagaaaattcttatttttctttgaatgtcGTTATTGACTGTGGCTTTTCATGactcaatatattttaattaaccataatttttggttttatttttagtttttgaacttAGATTGTTGCAGTTTGGTCAATCAGTCCTCCTTTAGGctagtttctccatctttctccAGAATTTCTAAAGCATCGTTACTTTCTGACAATAAATGTTCCAAGTCTGTCTAGAATGTTACCCCAAGAATGGAATCAGCTTCTCTCCAAAGAGACCTGCTTTTGTTGGTAGAGAATAAATAGTTCTGGTTTGTCTGCTATAATGTGAAATGTGCATTAATGAAAAACCTCATGTTTtacaaaaatatacattaaaagtcATGGGGCTTATGGGATAAATAAAGTTGGGGAGACTACTCAAAAGATAGGCAACCTTGAGACTAAAGTGCTAAGAAAAACAATCATTGGTACCTTGGCAATCACCTTGGACCACACATGTAGGCAGCAAGACATGGCTAGAGGCTACCAGAGTATACATTAAAAATTCACATAAACACTGAATGGCAATACTGGTCACTGTTCAGTTAGAGCAGAGCCAGGAGGTTGCCGGGACAATCCAGCCGGAACCAGCTCTGAGCCAGGAGCTTCCCAGGCATAGGAGCCGAAAGTGACACAAAGCTGGGGTCCACCTCTCTGAGCTCCCACAGAGAGCCTGGTGCAGCGGCTCATTTTCAATGTTCACAAAACACAGTGAGAGGAATCCTACTCCTAGTACAGCTCTGCATGGTGGgagtgttttcctttctgctgaAGGTTGCAATTCTACTCCTGCTCTTCTGGCGCTCCTCACCTAGAAAAATCTGATATGACCAGGCTTG is from Dama dama isolate Ldn47 chromosome 6, ASM3311817v1, whole genome shotgun sequence and encodes:
- the LRRC66 gene encoding leucine-rich repeat-containing protein 66, with product MKNPCFRVIAMVIGLYFTGTMTNPSRRSGILFNSKCQWNGYLTTNCSFARKHEIPVDISQIAPTVDESSNFFRVLLQTHMKKEEWNIKHLDLSNNLISKITLSSLEHFHALEILNLSNNAIHSVLLDLPSFKSSWVKRHKGSLRNRLPFLKLLTLQRNKLSNIPKGLWKLKSLQSLDLSFNRISQIDFSDFHNCLQLENLHLKSNRIFRIHPEAFKDLKKLQMVDLSNNALTAILPVVVMALELPHLEADLADNPWQCDYSLAVFQNVISESCRKRWNAICSESLGKEDAHWWTLTSRVSRETRLPHADLNHMKTIIGSKAERALEVRSSMLEKDTAGSDVGDRPRQLLKRVRRAEDVHAAGRKEGSSQDLVLAVCLSVFITFFVAFCLGAFARPYVDRLWQQRCRKKSPGSASGNVYSNQAFYDEIEGAVNLQQPRMDLRQTVHHLNLYENQAPRAAVVPKRTVALSRREAGGRQDREQRGVPTGAESGMGKVPPSHSAARRVLYGLPNAHDTQLTLAGWDHIYRNDVPGEGSSDPVARQVSLGERSVGIPAVAAGMQTSPGSDRKDSNELGPPRPRETTAPLCQRPARTQVLSPGAESRGAPPHFPSEFSKEKGQSPQQQSLQDAGAEGQPPAHYEVAALGDAGDPSPLGVPAGCGGDLPVTPAYQEPQRHTPDAQYEVDSDSDSEEGSLFTLSSTSSEDWRNVAEEEARGEQSPRAGEPPGDQVSCERRDGVRPLESPENNTAFQKTLRRCENQEDHFGKTVISDPDCHLCETHLESAFNVNKYEDSLPQSSGSSPSSEEVPSMSIYNYISALQPSAVEWQYSLRDLEFADVDALPQTPPCSAKVSSDPDRCLS